The sequence TGCGAGGTCGTCCTCGCCCTCGATAAGCGGAGACGGCTGCCCCCCGTCAGGATATCCTGCGATGGTGATATACTGTTTATCATACTCGAGATCCAGCTCCACCGGTCGGAAACCGTGCCGGCGAAACAAGCGGGCTAGAGACCCAGTGGTAAAGTACGAGCAGTGCTCGTAGTAGATGTCCCAAAAGGCGGCCTCCTTGAGGACACGATAGACGTCCGGCAACTCAAAGAGCAAAACGGTCTCAGTCTGCTCTCCGATATTTTGACTCACCATACGCATGAAAGCGCTGGTTGGCGAAATATGCTCGAGAGTGTGACGACAGCAGACCGCGTCGGCTTTGAGCTCAGTATAACGTTCGTCGTAAAGATCCTGAATGAACTCGAGCTTGTCGGCTGCCGGCGTATCGAGACGCTCAGGTATGTAAGCGGGATCGATGCCGATCCCCTTGGCCATTCCGCTCTCCACCATCATTGCGAGGAACTCCCCCTTGCCACAGCCAATCTCGAGAGCCGTCTTGCCTTTCAAGTCGTACTCCTCGACCCAGCGCTCGGCCAGCGAACGGGCAAATGCGGTGAAGGTCGGAGAGAAGCCCTGCGACTCTTCGCACGAAGTCGAATACTCGTGGACGGTGGGATCGAATACCATGTTGGATATGAAGCCACAGCTCGAACAAAACCCCAGCTTGAGGTCTCGCTGCGGGTAGCCGAGGGCATGGTCGCGAGAAGGCATCAGCAAAACCGAGTGCACCGGAATGCTCTTCACCTCATAAAAGGCTTCGAGCGTTCCACTTTCGCAATTCGGGC comes from Pelagicoccus enzymogenes and encodes:
- a CDS encoding class I SAM-dependent methyltransferase encodes the protein MTHSTDTISALKSGPKTEKGVTYCPNCESGTLEAFYEVKSIPVHSVLLMPSRDHALGYPQRDLKLGFCSSCGFISNMVFDPTVHEYSTSCEESQGFSPTFTAFARSLAERWVEEYDLKGKTALEIGCGKGEFLAMMVESGMAKGIGIDPAYIPERLDTPAADKLEFIQDLYDERYTELKADAVCCRHTLEHISPTSAFMRMVSQNIGEQTETVLLFELPDVYRVLKEAAFWDIYYEHCSYFTTGSLARLFRRHGFRPVELDLEYDKQYITIAGYPDGGQPSPLIEGEDDLATVTAEVKRFKEKFQKLRSDWISKVDAFKAEGKRTVVWGGGSKAVSFLTTLGLKDQIDFVVDINPHKHGKFIPGTGHEVRDPETLRVEKPDCVILMNPVYEKEVSEQLAGMGLSPVILPV